Proteins encoded together in one Acholeplasma hippikon window:
- a CDS encoding helix-turn-helix domain-containing protein: MGRPKGVKNKTESRYWSKEAKYEYVKLVLSGECSALELGRKNNISNGMISTWVRKYNEGGIDALENKRKPGNPLSKFMLKKNLTELEQLQYENMKLRIENERLKKGYTTEEVMEIKLRRKSKANTKS, from the coding sequence ATGGGAAGACCAAAAGGTGTTAAGAATAAGACTGAATCACGATACTGGAGTAAAGAAGCTAAGTATGAATATGTTAAGCTGGTTCTATCGGGCGAATGTAGTGCACTGGAATTAGGAAGAAAGAATAATATATCTAACGGAATGATTTCAACATGGGTCAGAAAATATAATGAAGGTGGCATAGATGCACTAGAGAATAAGAGAAAGCCAGGGAATCCACTTTCTAAATTTATGCTAAAGAAAAACCTAACAGAATTAGAACAACTCCAATATGAAAACATGAAATTAAGAATAGAGAATGAACGTTTAAAAAAAGGATACACAACCGAGGAGGTGATGGAAATAAAGTTAAGAAGAAAATCCAAAGCGAATACGAAATCATAG